A window of Fusarium musae strain F31 chromosome 1, whole genome shotgun sequence genomic DNA:
CGTAAAAGCGAGACCTCGAGACTCGGTGATTTAGATCGTTAGTTATTGTCGTCCTCTTGAGATCAGAGTCAATGCAAGGTCGAGATCGGGACCCGGGAAGTCATTGACAGAAAGTGGAGGACGCTTGGGTCTTAAAAGGTGGGTTAGGACTCTCCCTCAGCCTCTGGCTCTTCTGGGGGTTCTGACGAAGCTGGGGTTGAAAACTGGGGCAATCACAACTTGGCGTCTGGGCCTTTATTAGCGGGCGCCCATAAACTCTTAGTTTCTCTTGTGCAACTGTGATGAAGAGAGGGGGTCGTAAAAACGAATGCGAGTCTATGAGAAGACGGTGAGAGGAAACGAATGTTGATTTAATTCGGAGAAGAACTGCTTCATAGGATTGGGACAGTACGGACCGTTCCGATAGAGGCAGATGAATTGAGTTGAGCAACTGTAAGAGGCGCCAGATGAAAGTATCCATGATACAGTACTTGCCTACAGAAATTACACTGTCAATCACTGATGCAATCAGCATGACATTTATGGGAATGCAATGCCTGCTTGTTCAGTGGATCTCTATCCCCAGCAAGTTCGTTGCTGCATCTGGCGCAAAGAGGTAAGATGCATTGCGGGGGAGGAGTCTCAACTCACTCAATCTTATCGCGGTATAGGACTCATCAAGGACTCATCAGTGGACTATGAGATGGACCATCTCCTATATCACGGAGCTGCTTTGAATACTTTTCCAAAGCCACTGGCTTATCTCTTTCTATTTCCAAACTTGTTTTGGCCAACTTCTAAGGCTCCCTTTTATAACAGCATGTGATGTGACGGTCCACAGCATCGTACATAGCCCACGGCAAGCGATTTGTCAATCATACCGCTCAAAGTCTCCATCATAGAGCAATCACAAGCCCGTATTATCGATGAATACGATATTCCCTATTTGGATTCTATGCCGGCATTAATCTTCTCGCTGTCAGCTTTTCAGCAGAGCAGGCATCAAAAGCTGCATAGATGAAACAGTACATACGGTACATGCATCGTATTCCAGGCAACGTTTAACGGTCAGAACCATCGATAGGCGTTGAAAGCATAACAAGCCATTCTATAACTGCCTCATTTTATGCGATGATATCATTTCTGTAGCATAATATGCCCGGTTTCTATTGTTGGGGCTAGGCTTCCCTCAGAAGACTTTGGAAAAGGATGTCAAAATAAAGTCAGCAAAGAGTCCTCTAAatttaggctaaatttacctaaatctttttatcacttaggataAAAGTCCTAAGCTTTCTGGCCTGCCCCTGGCTGGCTACAACATAGCAAGTTCGTCTTTGCACAACTCGCATGGCGATGAGACAAGCCGCAGCCAATGCGTCCATTCAGAGGACATATTTCATCTCTCGGAACCCGAAAATGAAAATCTGTCAGCAAAAGACTTGTTCCTCAGCTCCTTGAAGCTGCTGCCGATTCTACGTGGAGTCAAAAGTGGGCAAAGCTGTGGTTAAAGGATGATGGACTTTTCATCGACACTGGGTAAGATCGAATTGAAGCATTCGGTCTCACTTTCTACACTGACTCAATATCATGCCACTATTCGTAACTTCCATATTGTTTTCAAACTAACAATTCTTATGAAGAATTGCTATTCATCGATGGTAAAGCAGTCAATTGATGTCATTGCCGTTCATAAAATCTCATTATCGTCCTCCTCACCCTATACTCACTCACCCCCTCCTCAAGCCTTCTCACCAAACACAAAAACAACTCTATCCCTCCCCTTATCACCCcaaccttcttcaacatcctcaatccTGTACTTCTTCAACCCCTCATCTCCCAATCCCACAAGAACCTTCAACATGCCCTCCGTCTCAACCCCCAGCTCCCTCGGATCCCACGCTCCCGGCCCCGAGCCCCGCACCGTGacatctctcctcctcagccccaTCGCCGAAATATCACCCATATCACCCGCCATTGACCCAATGTTGATCCACGTAATAGGATTCTTAGCACTAGCTGTGCTGGGACTCAACAGGAACGCATTGGGCCACGGTCCGTAGAGGAAGTCGAGAACAATGTCTGCGTCTGCTGCGGCGGAGAAGTCTGTAGCGttgggttcttgaagaacaaCGCTGGCGTCGAGATCGAGCTTTGACAGCGCGTCTTTGTTGCGAGCAGCGCCTACAACGGTTGTAGCACCGAGGTGACGAGCTACTTTGATAGCAATCTTTCCACTGGCGCTGGTGACGCCGTTGATGAAGACCTTGTAAGGTTTGCCCTCCTTGCCAGTCCAATCAACACGCTTCCGCAGCGCCATCCAGCTCGCCATGACGGGGTTGACCATAGCAGCTGCGACAACAGGGTCTACGCCCTCGGGAAGCTCAACGATGTTGTGAATGGGCGCATTGACGATCTCGGCGTAACTGCCCTGCTTTGTACCAAGCAGAGAAAAGTAGACTTTCTTGCCAGTTGAGACATTGATGCCTACGCCATCGACGCCAGGAACGTGGGGGAGTTCAGTAGCAGTGTAGTGTTTTCCCGCTGCGCGTGTGCGGACGAGTTGGTGAAGACCTGCAGCGAGGACTTTGATCTCTGTCTCGTTGTCGTGGACTGGAGCTGCGGGAGGGGGAACTTTGATGGACTTGGGAGGTTGGCCCCATTCTGTGACTTCAGCTGAAAGCATGCTCATCTTGATAGTGTATCCGTGAATGTGTTAGACTCTTTTATTATGAGAGTAGAGTGAGATATGAGAACAAGTGTGAGAAACACAATGACCTTGAAGTGGAATCATACCGACGTCTTTATACTTCAACTTACACACCGGATCTATCAAACGGCAACTAACGGAACCAATGTGTCAGCGCTATTTCAGCCTCTCAAAGACAACCATGGCCCTTAGTAATGAAACCCCTCTATTGCTAAGCTCGCGGGAGTCAACCAAAATTACCGCGCGAGAAGCTGCAGAATATTGGATAATACATCATGTAATCGTGCTTTGCGTCTCAGGTTGACGGAACCTCGGCATCGTTCCCACCGATTTTGGGCGTTTGTACGGAACGAAAAGGACGAGAAATCGTAGAGCAGCCCGAGTTATTATCTGATCCGGAGATCACCACCGCGGACCTCCGAGTGGAGACCGCGGAGATGGCGAATGCTTCATCATGATCTGCATAGTATGGGCCGGTCTTCGCAATTCAAGAAACTAATATGCATTAAAACTTTCATTTATCTCTTTTCTGTGCTTCGTTACATCTGCCCATGCTTTTTACTGACAACCATCTAAAAAAAACCGCTCGACCCTTCTTTGCCCATGCAGCCTGTAAGGATATGAACCGCTGTCCTGCCCCCTAAGATGGACTTGTCTTAAATGCAATTGCAGCTGTGTATATAAAACGCCTCCTCCCAACCGGCCATGTGTAGAAAGACGCCAACGCCTCTTCGTTTCCATGTGTGCTTGCAACCAACCAGACCGACCGACCAGCCGCCCAAccaaccatccatccatcttcgCTCTCATCTAGCCAGCGGATCCGGCCTTGCTGTCCTTCTGCTCTTCCATGCTGCCCCCCGACGTTGCCAATCTGTATGTCAAGTCCGCAGACCGCTGCGTTATAAATGCTATGAGTAACACCGTTGGACATCAATCGTACACTCTTGCTACATATGTCAATATCTGGAAACCATCCAGAATAATCTCCAATGTGCCAGCTCTCCCCCTCATGCTTTTCGGCTTTTCAAGTCATCGTGAATCGTTGATTGCGTGCCAACATTGCAAGTTGCCTTATCCAAAATGACAAACTGCCGGTtaagatcaaggtcctgcTTTACAGGCTTATCCCAAAGACACTCGTCAAAGGGATTGTCGATGTGTCTCGTCACTTCTCAGATCGAGACTATCGATTAACCGCCCTTTCGTTCAGACTCGTGCTTAGGGGGCTGCTCGCTATTTCCCTGTTGTgcgttgttgttggcgcccttcttctttcccttgccTGCTTTTTGCCAACCGCCGTCGGTTTCACTTCTAGCTCCACGAACGTGGCCGTTTTCTCGGGCTCCATTGACCTTTTGAGAACCCGACTTCTGGTTCTTCTGAGACTTTGTACCCtcttgaggctcttgagTTCGCTCTTCGGTTTTCTGGCTGGATTTTGGTCCATCTCCTCGTCCTGTTTTGGGACTGTTTTGCTTCTCTGACTTCCAAGGCCCATCCTTTCGAAGAACTGTGGGAGAAGGAGTGCGGTTCTCGTAAACTGGTGAAAGATGAGCAAAATCTTGACCAACTGGTGGCCTGTTGATGCGGTTCTCGgcaatggcaagatcaagaggaGCAATCATGCCATTCTGCTGACGCGACATCAGGCGCTGGCGTGTCGAAGGGGACAATCGAGAGTTCGCTGCCACCATCGGGTCCTGTACGATATGAGGACTTGCCATGTAGTAAGCACTCATCATTGCGATACGATCGCGGAATGATGGATCGTCAGCCGTGGATGGAGCTGCAGCCATCATTGGGGCAGCGGAACCATTGGCCACTACAGGAACAGGGTTGTATGCACCTTGTTGGTTCATAGCTCCTTCAGGTACAGCCTGCGGCATGACGGGTCCATCAACAGGAAAGCTGGGAATACCATTTGAGGCGTGAATCTGCAATGGGTTCTCAAGGTTGGTCGACTCATCCGATGTAGTGCTACCTGTTCCCGAAGGTGGTTGGCGTGGGCTTTGGGTCACGCTTGTCTTGAGACTAGATCCATTAACAACCAATGGGCGCGAAAGATTCTTGTTTTGACCTCCAGGAAAAGGGCCTTGCGCCAAAGGTGCCGATGATGCGTTCGATGAGAAATTTCGTGCATGACCTAAAGGTGAAGGCGATCGGGATGTCCTCTTCATTCGGCGGTCGAGAATTGTCTGAGGAAGTTGATCTGTCGAAAGGCGTCGTCGCCCGGGGCTCTGACCGGAGACATCCCCAAAAGCAAGACCATTCGCCACAGGCTGTGGCTGAGGCTGCTTACTGGGACTTGGGCTTTCCGACAAATAAACAGAATATTTGCCCTCTTCCGACTGTGGTGAGTCTGTGTGTGCCTTGGGAGTCTCGTCGAATTCTGTATCATCAGGCATAAAGCTTGGAACTGCGTTGCCGTTAACACCTCGAGAATGGCTTGGGCCATTGTAAGATTGGGCACCAAAATAACCGGGAGCTGCTTGTGCTGTAGACGGAGACCGAGATGCGGGCTGCGAATGCGAACGAAGAGCACTGTTGGATCCTTGGACACCTGTTTCGTTATTTATACCATTTCGCTGAAGCGGGCGACGAAAGTCTTGGGTAGCACCCGAGATACTAGCAGGAGATGAGGGATACGTTCCATAACTTGCGCCAGCTTGGGGGAAGAAGGGCGTGCCCAAAGTCATTCCATATAGAGCATACAAGTCTGGTCGAAGAGGAGCGCTGAGTGGCGGATTATCGAACGAATTTGTCCTGGAACGATCTGATGtctgttgaggctgctgctggccaGATCCTGTACTTGTAGACATcctctgttgttgctgctgttgacccATGGCCTGAgcttgagcctgagcctgggcTTGATGCTGCATAAACGCTGGTGATTGACTGGCATACAATAGTCGCATGTTCTCCTGGTGCAACGCCATTTGAGTCATGAGGTCCTGCTGTGCGTACTGAAACTGGAACTGTTGGTTTTGGTACCACTGTAGATCCTGCGCCATGTTGACCGGCTGCATAAACATATTGTTGTTGGCGTCGAACTGTGGAACACCTGCAGATGCACGTCGATTCGAATTTCCGCCTCGGTAATTATTGTTATGTCTTCCGCCACGGTGGTTTCCACGACCTCCTCGGCCTGAATGTGTCTGCGAGGAGCTCCTAAGCAGAGCAGGTCGAGGTTGCGGTGCCGGTCGAGACCATACtctttcctcctctttaGGGAACACATATTGCTCGCATGCCTCCTCGAAGTTTGCCACCGAAATCAGGTCAAATGCTCGACGTAACTCCATATGTAAACCGCGAAAAGAATAGTCATCGGCGGTGTTTCCGAGGTTACGAGAAGTATTGAAAGGCTCTTCCACGCAGAGCTGATTGTTGATCGCATAATGCCACTTCTTTTCGTGCTTTGTGATCAGTTTGCCCTGCCGCACCGAGAGAACGTGCTTATCGTAATCAAACTCGTGAGCGTAGAAGCGAAAGAATTGAAACAAAAGCTCCGCAGTAGAtgacttgttcttctttccatAACCAGCCAGTTTGTCAATATCGTCCGCGAAGTCGGGGGCAGTACCGTCGGGTTTGGGTAACTTATGTGGCGACTGATGCAATGCAGGAAGAACGGGAGGACTGCGCAGCTGTAGGAACGCGATAATCAGGCAGATCCATGTGTAGGAACTTAATGTGCCCCCAAACGCTTTCAAGCCGT
This region includes:
- a CDS encoding hypothetical protein (EggNog:ENOG41) produces the protein MSMLSAEVTEWGQPPKSIKVPPPAAPVHDNETEIKVLAAGLHQLVRTRAAGKHYTATELPHVPGVDGVGINVSTGKKVYFSLLGTKQGSYAEIVNAPIHNIVELPEGVDPVVAAAMVNPVMASWMALRKRVDWTGKEGKPYKVFINGVTSASGKIAIKVARHLGATTVVGAARNKDALSKLDLDASVVLQEPNATDFSAAADADIVLDFLYGPWPNAFLLSPSTASAKNPITWINIGSMAGDMGDISAMGLRRRDVTVRGSGPGAWDPRELGVETEGMLKVLVGLGDEGLKKYRIEDVEEGWGDKGRDRVVFVFGEKA
- a CDS encoding hypothetical protein (EggNog:ENOG41) — translated: MDAQTTTAEPQHPYPSSPWTSASTISSSTTNPTTPSATSTHSASAVEGSFFPDPSATQFHSHLDLLPFLLPQQSNIYHAQLLHYNKLISPSRGGGLQTPPLPPVISAPHIQAAPRSRSSSKVSLRDASGKGSTAGGHGSRSHQNLDKSRSVAASKEVPSKMSSKQAADSSRHLPRRSAPSAQSHSSSVPSTPHQHARQFSLEDREPSPTGTNNHSPRSAYSETHSTLSSLQPLPPRISSCKYETAQINSRRRIPYSVGNDRLEKLDLRTVKSKLTEDEERKLATDMREVYDRLLPTAAVEENRKKLVSKLEKTFNDEWPGHDIRVNLFGSSGNLLCSDDSDVDICITTAWRELEDVCMIANLLAKRGMEKVVCISAAKVPIVKIWDPELGLACDMNVNNTLALENTRMVRTYIDIDPRVRELAMIIKYWTRRRIVNDAAFGGTLSSYTWICLIIAFLQLRSPPVLPALHQSPHKLPKPDGTAPDFADDIDKLAGYGKKNKSSTAELLFQFFRFYAHEFDYDKHVLSVRQGKLITKHEKKWHYAINNQLCVEEPFNTSRNLGNTADDYSFRGLHMELRRAFDLISVANFEEACEQYVFPKEEERVWSRPAPQPRPALLRSSSQTHSGRGGRGNHRGGRHNNNYRGGNSNRRASAGVPQFDANNNMFMQPVNMAQDLQWYQNQQFQFQYAQQDLMTQMALHQENMRLLYASQSPAFMQHQAQAQAQAQAMGQQQQQQRMSTSTGSGQQQPQQTSDRSRTNSFDNPPLSAPLRPDLYALYGMTLGTPFFPQAGASYGTYPSSPASISGATQDFRRPLQRNGINNETGVQGSNSALRSHSQPASRSPSTAQAAPGYFGAQSYNGPSHSRGVNGNAVPSFMPDDTEFDETPKAHTDSPQSEEGKYSVYLSESPSPSKQPQPQPVANGLAFGDVSGQSPGRRRLSTDQLPQTILDRRMKRTSRSPSPLGHARNFSSNASSAPLAQGPFPGGQNKNLSRPLVVNGSSLKTSVTQSPRQPPSGTGSTTSDESTNLENPLQIHASNGIPSFPVDGPVMPQAVPEGAMNQQGAYNPVPVVANGSAAPMMAAAPSTADDPSFRDRIAMMSAYYMASPHIVQDPMVAANSRLSPSTRQRLMSRQQNGMIAPLDLAIAENRINRPPVGQDFAHLSPVYENRTPSPTVLRKDGPWKSEKQNSPKTGRGDGPKSSQKTEERTQEPQEGTKSQKNQKSGSQKVNGARENGHVRGARSETDGGWQKAGKGKKKGANNNAQQGNSEQPPKHESERKGG